The genome window TATCATAATTTTCTTGTTTCAGAAAACCTTTGGTAACCATACTTTTAATAAAAAGTAAAAGATCATCAAAAAAACCATCTATATTGTAAATAGCAATTGGTTTTTTATGTAATCCTAATTGAGCCCATGTCAACATTTCGAAAAACTCTTCAAGTGTACCAAAACCTCCAGGTAAAGTTATAACACCATCAGAAAGTTCATTCATTTTCGCCTTACGTTCATGCATAGAATCTACTAAAATAAGTTCACTTAATCCTTTATACTCAACTTCAACTTTCTTCAAAAAGTTTGGTAAAACTCCAATAGCTACACCTCTATTTTCTAAAACTGAATCTGCTATTACGCCCATTAACCCTACATTAGCTCCACCATAAACAAGTTCAATTTTATTTTCTGCTAATTTTTGACCTAATTTATATGCTTCTTCTTTAAAAATCTTATTTGAGCCATTACTCGACCCACAAAATACTGTTAATCTCTTCATTCCATAAATATAAAAATCAATATCCATCAAAATATAAATTATAGATTTAATAAATTATTAAATCTATATGTAAATAGTATTATCTGTCATTTATTTCTAACTAAAGAATTTATCCGTAATTTTGCGTTAATGCAAATATCAGAACAAACTTTAAAAGATTTAGAATTTAATGCGGTTCAGAAAGAAATCGCTGAATTTGCTTATACAGAAAAGGTTGAAGCGTTTATTTTTAACTTAAAACCTTACCAAGATCATCAACTTTTAGTACAAGATCTACAAACGACAAACGAATATTTAACAAGTTTCGAGACGGGAAATCGTTTTCCGTTTTCAGAATATTATATTTTAGATGAAAATTTAAGCCGATTAGAAATCGAAAACTATTATTTGCCTGCAGAAGAATTCTTCAAAATCAAGGCAAATACGCTTCAAGTGAAAGAAATCTTGAAATATTTGACAGCTTTCAACGAATATGCACCTGTTTTGTTTGAAAAAGCTTCAACGATTACTTACGAAAAAAATATCGTAAAATTAATCGATCAAGTATTCAATAAATTTGGAGAAATCAAAGACGACGCAAGCCCAGAGCTGAAAATTGTGCGCGATCGTTTGCGTCATTTAAATGGCCGAATTACCGAATTATTCAATAAATCAATGTCTTATCATTCGGATTATTTGGATGACATTCGCGAATCTGTCGTTGGAAATCGTCGCGTTTTAGCTGTTAAATCAGCTTTGAGAAAACGTGTGAAAGGACAATTTTTAGGTACTTCAAAAACTGGATCGATTACGTTTATTGAGCCAGAAAGTGTACAAAATCCTCGTCGCGAATGGGAAGAATTGAAAGAAGAAGAAAAACATTTGGTTATTCAGATTTTGTTAGATTTAACTGCTCAAATTGCGGAATACAAACCAAAACTTGAAGAATATCAAACATTTTTAGAGTACATCGATTTTACACAAGCGAAAGCAAATTATGCTTTTTTGATTAATGGAATTTTACCTCAACTTTCTGAGAATCGAATTATCAAATTAGTCGATGCTTATCATCCTGTTTTATTTTTAAACAATAAAAGAAAAGCTCAAAAAACGATTCCGCAGAGTTTAGAAATTAACGAAGATTGTCGTATTATCATTATTTCTGGTCCAAATGCTGGAGGAAAATCAATTACGTTAAAAACGATTGGTTTACTTCAAATTATGATTCAGAGTGGTGTTTTAGTTCCTGTAAAAGATGAAAGTCAATTTGGATTTTTTAATCAAATTTTTACAGATATTGGAGATAATCAATCCATTGAAAATCATTTATCAACCTACAGTTATCGTCTAAAACAAATGTCGTATTTTTTGAAAAATGCTGATGATAAAACATTGTTGTTAGTTGATGAATTTGGTACAGGTTCTGATCCTGAATTAGGTGGAGCTTTGGCGGAAGTTTTCTTTGAAGAGTTTTATGAACGCAATTCTTTCGGTGTTTTTACAACGCATTATACAAATATCAAATTGAGCGCAGAAAGTTTGCCAGAAGCGATAAATGCTTGTATGTTGTTTGATAAAAAAACATTGGAACCACTTTACCGTTTGGAAATTGGACAAGCCGGAAGTTCGTTTACTTTTGAAGTTGCAGAGAAAAATAAAATTCCGTTTCGTTTGATTAATCGCGCAAAGAAAAAAGTTGAAAGTGAAAAAGTGAGTTTGGATAAAACTATATTAAAACTTCAACAAGAGAAATTTGAAATTCAGAAAACAAAAGATCATGTTGAAGAGTTGCGCGAAACGAATATTGAACATAATGAAAAATTAGAGCAAACGAACGAAAAAATTCAACAAAAACTATATGATTTTCAGCAATTATATGATCGTGAACAAAAACGTTTGAAACTTGGTGAACGTATTTCAGACATGGCGGATTCTTACTTGAAAACGAAAAATAAAAAACAAATGATTTCGAATTTCTTGAAATTAATTGAAATGGAAAATTCGAAAAAAACGAAAGAAGTTCAACAATTAAAGAAAATCGAAAAAATTGTAGAGAAAGAAGTTAAGCGTGAATTAAAAGAAAATTCTGAAACAATTTCTCAACAAAAACATGTGATCGAAAAGAAAGAAAAAGCAGCTACGCAAAAGAAAATTGATGCGTTAAAAGTTGGTGATCGCGTCAAAATTCATGGTTCGTCGAGTGTTGGAACAATTGATAAAATAAAAAAGGAAATTGTTTTTGTAAATTATGGTTTATTTACAACTCAAATCAATGTTAATGAAGTCTATAAAATCTAATATGATCAATCAAAAAATAATAACGTTCCTCCTATTCCTTGTTTTTTCTAATTTAGGTTTTGCACAAACAAATCAAAATTGGAATTGGTTAATCGGAAATTGGGAAGGCGTTGGTAATGGAAAGCCAGGAGAAGGAAAAGGCGTTTTTTCTTTTGAATACCAATTGGATCAAAATGTAATTGTTAGAAAAAGTCATTCCGAATATCCTTCGCGAGATTCTAAAAAAATGACAATTCATGATGATTTATTGGTTGTTTATTTAGATGAAAATAAAAATTTATCGAAAGCCATTTATTTTGATAACGAAGGTCATGTTATCAATTATTCGATTACTTATACCGAAAAAACAATTACATTTCTGAGTGAAACAAAACCCAATCAACCAACATTTAGATTGATATACTCGCTACTAGAAAATAAAGAAGTTAATACAGCTTTTGAAATTTCGATGGATGGAAAAAATTTCAATACATATATAGAAGGAAAAAGTAAAAAAATATAAAACGAAAAAGGTTAGTGAATTCACTAACCTTTTTCGTTTTAATATCTTAATCTTTCTCTACGCCTTGATTTATTATTCCTCCAGATTTTCCCATCGATTTCTCAATCTCCTTATCATATTCTTCCTTGGTTATTTTCTTCGATTTATTTGGCAATTCTATTTTACCTGCATATGGTTTTACATCAATTGCCGTAAAACTAACATTTGTATCCATATCACTTGTAAATGGTAATTTGAATTTAATTTTTAAAATTAGACCTGGTAATCCATTAAAACGAGAAGGTCCATCTCGAAAAGGCAAATCTGGCGCATACCACGCTTCTACTGTCTGTGTTAGATTTGTATATGTTGCTTTTCTGACTTTGTTACCTAAAATTGTTGACTCTTCTTTACTTAACACCCAAGGAAAGGTCTGGATAGAATCTTTGATGAATAGTTTAGGTTTCATTTTATTGTTCTCATACAATTCTTTCGAGTTAAAATCTTTATAAATATTAGAACTAACATTGCTTAATAATCCTACAGAAATTCCACGACCTTGTTCATTATTTATACGTTCAATCTCCGTAAAGTTAGAATTTGTAGCATTTACAAATAACTCAAAATAATATCGTTTATTTTCTGAATTGACAAGCATTTCTTCCATTCTAGCTGATGTTTGTTTTATATTATTTCTATCAAATTCTTGACGAACTTCATATTCTACACGAACAGCATCTTGGGCAAATCCAATTATTGGAAGTATTAAAAATAAATATTTTAGCATTTTATAGTGTTTATTATTCTACTAATATAGAAATAAAATTTAATTCATTTTAAATAATCATCAACATAAGCAATATCATTCTTTAAGGTAAATAATCTTCGTAAATTAGCGTAGAGATAAGATAAAAAGGTTTGTTGTATTGAATTTCAATAGAATATTAACTCAATAATTATTATTAATCATATATCATAAATATAATTTATAGTTTAATCTATATTTGAAATTGAAAATATATGGACAGTTTAAAATATCAGTCTAAATTTGCATCAGTAAAAGAGATAAAAACTGTAACAAGTTTTATCAAATCGAGAAGTAAAAAACAAAATATAAAAAATTAAAATTATGTCATTAGTAGGAAAAAAAGCGCCTTTATTCACAGCGCCAGCAGTAATTGATGGAGACGAAATCGTAGAAAACTTTTCAATGCCAATCGGAGAAAAAAACATCGTTTTATTCTTCTATCCAAAAGATTTTACATTTGTTTGTCCAACAGAATTACACGCATTCCAAGCTAAATTAGCTGAATTCGAAAAAAGAGATGCTGTTGTAATTGCTGCTTCTTGTGATTCAGAAGAAACACACTTAGCATGGTTAAACACTGCTAAAGATAACGGAGGTATCGAAGGTGTTACTTACCCAATCGTTGCTGACTTAGCAAAAACTATCGCTATGGATTACGGAGTTTTGGCTGGTGAGTATGTTTACAATGAAGAAAATGATTCTTTAAAATTTGAAGGAGCTCCAGTTGCTTACCGTGGTACTTTCATCATCGACAAAAATGGTGTTGTTCGTCACGAAACAATCAACGATTTACCATTAGGACGTAACATCGATGAGTATGTACGTTTATTAGACGCTATTTTACACGTTGAGAAATATGGTGAAGTTTGTCCAGCAAACTGGGAAGAAGGAAAAGATGCAATGAACGCTACTAAAGATGGTGTAGCTTCTTACTTAGCTTCTCACTAAAAATAACTTGAAAATCTTTTGATTTTCAAAATTCACGAAGAGGCTGTCTAAAAAATTTGACAGGAGATTTTAACGGATTAATTTTCAATAAAAATCACTAAGCTCAACACTTAGACAGCCTTTTTTATACCCAATTTTTAACCATAAAAATTAATAAAATGTTTGCAGAATTAGAACAAGATAACTTAGCACAAGTAGTTGCTGATAACAATATAGTAATTGTACAATATGGTGCTGGATGGTGTGGAAACTGCCGTTTAGTAAAACCAAAATTCAAAAAATTAGCGGCTGAATATGAAGGTCAAGCTGAGTTTTTATATGTTGATGCTGAGAAATTAGTAGAATCAAGAAAATTAGCTGATGTTCCTAACTTACCAACTTTCGCGGTATTTAAAGGAGGACAAAATGTAGGACAAGTAACTGCGTCTAAAATTGATGCTGTAAAAGAATTGATCAATGAAGCTGCCGGTATTTAAAAATTTAGCAAAAAATGTTTCTATTGAAGCAATGGAAACAGCTTTAGAAGTTTTGGAAGTTTATGCTGATTCTCCAGCTGTAAAAGAGCCAGAACAAGAAGTGATTGGTGAAATGATTTCTAACATTTGTGGAGCTATGGAAATGAAGCAAATGATGGAAGAAGAAGGTTTGGATGAGCGTACTGCTGCCAATACTTTTATGCAACGCGTAATGGGTTCGATTGATAAATAATTTTATCAATTAGTTCATATAAAAGAAAAGGATTTCAATTGAAATCCTTTTTTGTTTAGGTTAATTTTTATCTACTCCTTGATATTCATTCGAACTTTGTTGGTTATAATCAGCTTTCAGCTTTTCAAATTCTGCTTTAGAAATTTCCTTAGCCTTGAATAATTTCTTAAATTCTAAATGATCTTTTGTTGTAACAGAAGTTGCTTTCAAAGAATAAGATGGATCAATAATTCCATTTCGAATAGATTCTACTTTTAATACCAAACCTGGAAGATTAATAAATTCTTTTGGACCAAAACGTTTGGGTAAACTTGGTGCGTACCAAATAATTGATTTGTTATTATCATCATATTTTACAACTGCTTGTTTAACATCAAAACCCAAATAAGTAGATTTTTCTTGTGTTAATTCGTATTTATAATGTGTAGAAATGGTATCACTTACAAGGTATTTTTTATTCTCTATCATCCATTCTTGTTTCATTTTATTTTGATTGAAATCTTGCTCAAAATTATACGAAAAAATACCATACATCGTAACCGATGCCTTACCTTGAGAATTATTAATTTTCTCAATCTTAGAAAAAACACTTTTTCCTTTTTCTATTTGTAGCACATAATTTTTTGGAACAGAAAGTGCTTTTATAAAATCATCATCCAATTTTTCTTCCTTCCCATCTTTTCCTATTATTCGTGGAATAGAAACTTCTTCGTATTCAATCTCTAGAGCTTCTTGCGCTTGAATTAAACTACAAAAAAAACCAATGAAAATTACTAAATATTTCATTCAAAATTATTTTTTGTCCACTCCTATCGAAAAAGATTCTCTCATTTTTTGACGAGATTCATCTTGCAATTTTTTAAACTCTTCTTGTGTTATTTCTTCACCTTTTATAGGTTTAGTTTTAGACATTTTCTTAGGGTTTAAGGTAATTTTATCCGCTTCATAAGTCATAATCGAACCTAATTTACCACCCGTTTCGCTCACCGTTTTCAGAATCAAACCAGGCAATCCATTCACTTGATTTGGCCCTGCATCAATCTTAATATCTGGCGCAAACCAAGCTGCTATTTGTTTACCTTTATCATTACCAATAGCTTTTTTTACTTTGTGACCCAAAATCGTATCTTCAATATCTGTAATTTTCCATTCATAATCTTTATATGGCGTAACCACAATAAAACTTTGTTTATCTAAAACGACTTCTTGACGAAACGCTTTCTTACTTGTTTCATTAATCAGATCTTTATATTCTCCTCCAATATTAATTGAAAAAGCCCCCATAGAGCTACCATTTTGATCATTATTTATAGTTTCTATTTTTTTGTAAATGGACTGATGATCACTATATTCTAATTGATAATAAATATTTGGAGACCCACCAATTTTTATTGTACCTCCTCCTTTTTGTGCTTGCTCTCTTTCAAACTCCTTTATTTTTTCTTCATCATGCTTTATATCGTATTTATAATCGACAATAAACTTTTCTTGCCCAAAACCAAAATTCGAAAAAAGTAAAAATCCAGCTAGTAATAATTGTTTCATTATGTTGTAGTTTATAATTAATACTCTAAAATAATTTTTATTTTTCAATTCTACAATAATAGAACATATAATTAACACAACATTGGGAAAAGAAAAAAATTCAACTAAATGGTTGAACTTTTATATAACTCCTAGTAAATACTTATACTCCCAATTCCAAATAAGTGATATAATTAAGAATTAAATTTAGTTTCCTTGATAAATCATTCCGCTCAAAATGAAAAACGATTAAATAAATATCAATCTTTTTATATTATAGGTTTAACAAATCATCTTTCCTTTTATCTCCTAAAATAATATCATATCTTACATTAATACCTGTTGTTCATTTGGATAATTTTAGCAATTAAACCGTCAATTCGAGTGAAATTCTGTAAGAATTTTGTATCGAGAATAAGGTTTTAGAAGATAAAATTCTATTCTCGATACAATTTTTATTCATTTCATTTCTAAAAATCACTCGAATTGACGAATTTTAATTCAAAATGCACAACAGGTACATTAATTTATTTCTCTATAAATGGATCTTCTAACAATTGTAAGTTTTGTGTTAAATAATATAGCAATTGTTCTCTATCTAAATAGTAATCAAATAAAATCCCTATACGTAAATTACTCTTCAAAAGTAAAAAAAAATTAGACTGTACTTTACCAAAACGATCTTTAGTGTAATGAATAAAATAACCTGAAATTTCGTGATTATAGATTTTTTGCTTCTTAAAACCAAACCTACTAATTAACTCGAAATAATTATGGTAGATATTAATTTTATAAATTTTTTCAAAAATCAAAAAATAAAATAATATCATAATAGATATTGGTAATGAGATAAATAGTTTAATGAAAAAATTTTCTCCTTTAAGTTCTAAAAGAAAATATACACCAGCCCCTAATAAAGCAATAATAATTAAAATTGCCAGTAATATACTGGCTAAATTAAATTTGGTTATGTAAATTGGTTTCATTGTAGATTTTATAGCTTTCTAAATTATCTCAAAGTGTTTCAGCGCATTCCATATTCCGTGATTATCCGCAGAAGTTGTATAATAATCAGCGGCTTCACGAACATTCTCCTTCGCATCGCCCATTGCTACACCAATTTTGCAGCCTTTCAACATACTAATATCGTTACCGCCATCGCCAAAAGCCATTGTTTTAGATAAATCCAAATTATCGCGCTCAGCCATTCGTTCTATTCCACGCATTTTACTAATATCTTTCGGATTTATATCGGCGAAATATTCTATCCAACGTGTTCCTACACTGTTTGTCAACACATTTTTCATCAAATAATCTTCTTGTTCTTCATTCACAAAAAAGTTCATTTGCATGATATTATCTTTCGGTAAAGTTCGAGGATCAACCACTTCTGGAACTTCCATTCCAAAATATGCAAACGATTTTTCTACATTTTCATTCACACGATTAATACTAAACGCTTCTTTGGTCATATACGAAAATGAAAAAGGATTTTCATCATCATATTGCAACAAAGCCTCTATATCATTAG of Empedobacter falsenii contains these proteins:
- a CDS encoding DUF6952 family protein, encoding MKLPVFKNLAKNVSIEAMETALEVLEVYADSPAVKEPEQEVIGEMISNICGAMEMKQMMEEEGLDERTAANTFMQRVMGSIDK
- a CDS encoding LOG family protein; the protein is MKRLTVFCGSSNGSNKIFKEEAYKLGQKLAENKIELVYGGANVGLMGVIADSVLENRGVAIGVLPNFLKKVEVEYKGLSELILVDSMHERKAKMNELSDGVITLPGGFGTLEEFFEMLTWAQLGLHKKPIAIYNIDGFFDDLLLFIKSMVTKGFLKQENYDMLIVSDNLDLLFEKLKNYKAPTVGKWINESQI
- a CDS encoding thioredoxin family protein, which produces MFAELEQDNLAQVVADNNIVIVQYGAGWCGNCRLVKPKFKKLAAEYEGQAEFLYVDAEKLVESRKLADVPNLPTFAVFKGGQNVGQVTASKIDAVKELINEAAGI
- a CDS encoding HAD family hydrolase is translated as MIDSFFFDFDGTLQGFENHEISDSTIEALKLLKQKNKKIYIATGRNMVDMPEHIFDYGFDGYINNNGGMCSDENRQSIFVDYINPNDIEALLQYDDENPFSFSYMTKEAFSINRVNENVEKSFAYFGMEVPEVVDPRTLPKDNIMQMNFFVNEEQEDYLMKNVLTNSVGTRWIEYFADINPKDISKMRGIERMAERDNLDLSKTMAFGDGGNDISMLKGCKIGVAMGDAKENVREAADYYTTSADNHGIWNALKHFEII
- a CDS encoding peroxiredoxin, which encodes MSLVGKKAPLFTAPAVIDGDEIVENFSMPIGEKNIVLFFYPKDFTFVCPTELHAFQAKLAEFEKRDAVVIAASCDSEETHLAWLNTAKDNGGIEGVTYPIVADLAKTIAMDYGVLAGEYVYNEENDSLKFEGAPVAYRGTFIIDKNGVVRHETINDLPLGRNIDEYVRLLDAILHVEKYGEVCPANWEEGKDAMNATKDGVASYLASH
- a CDS encoding GLPGLI family protein, giving the protein MKYLVIFIGFFCSLIQAQEALEIEYEEVSIPRIIGKDGKEEKLDDDFIKALSVPKNYVLQIEKGKSVFSKIEKINNSQGKASVTMYGIFSYNFEQDFNQNKMKQEWMIENKKYLVSDTISTHYKYELTQEKSTYLGFDVKQAVVKYDDNNKSIIWYAPSLPKRFGPKEFINLPGLVLKVESIRNGIIDPSYSLKATSVTTKDHLEFKKLFKAKEISKAEFEKLKADYNQQSSNEYQGVDKN
- a CDS encoding GLPGLI family protein gives rise to the protein MKQLLLAGFLLFSNFGFGQEKFIVDYKYDIKHDEEKIKEFEREQAQKGGGTIKIGGSPNIYYQLEYSDHQSIYKKIETINNDQNGSSMGAFSINIGGEYKDLINETSKKAFRQEVVLDKQSFIVVTPYKDYEWKITDIEDTILGHKVKKAIGNDKGKQIAAWFAPDIKIDAGPNQVNGLPGLILKTVSETGGKLGSIMTYEADKITLNPKKMSKTKPIKGEEITQEEFKKLQDESRQKMRESFSIGVDKK
- a CDS encoding endonuclease MutS2 → MQISEQTLKDLEFNAVQKEIAEFAYTEKVEAFIFNLKPYQDHQLLVQDLQTTNEYLTSFETGNRFPFSEYYILDENLSRLEIENYYLPAEEFFKIKANTLQVKEILKYLTAFNEYAPVLFEKASTITYEKNIVKLIDQVFNKFGEIKDDASPELKIVRDRLRHLNGRITELFNKSMSYHSDYLDDIRESVVGNRRVLAVKSALRKRVKGQFLGTSKTGSITFIEPESVQNPRREWEELKEEEKHLVIQILLDLTAQIAEYKPKLEEYQTFLEYIDFTQAKANYAFLINGILPQLSENRIIKLVDAYHPVLFLNNKRKAQKTIPQSLEINEDCRIIIISGPNAGGKSITLKTIGLLQIMIQSGVLVPVKDESQFGFFNQIFTDIGDNQSIENHLSTYSYRLKQMSYFLKNADDKTLLLVDEFGTGSDPELGGALAEVFFEEFYERNSFGVFTTHYTNIKLSAESLPEAINACMLFDKKTLEPLYRLEIGQAGSSFTFEVAEKNKIPFRLINRAKKKVESEKVSLDKTILKLQQEKFEIQKTKDHVEELRETNIEHNEKLEQTNEKIQQKLYDFQQLYDREQKRLKLGERISDMADSYLKTKNKKQMISNFLKLIEMENSKKTKEVQQLKKIEKIVEKEVKRELKENSETISQQKHVIEKKEKAATQKKIDALKVGDRVKIHGSSSVGTIDKIKKEIVFVNYGLFTTQINVNEVYKI
- a CDS encoding GLPGLI family protein, encoding MLKYLFLILPIIGFAQDAVRVEYEVRQEFDRNNIKQTSARMEEMLVNSENKRYYFELFVNATNSNFTEIERINNEQGRGISVGLLSNVSSNIYKDFNSKELYENNKMKPKLFIKDSIQTFPWVLSKEESTILGNKVRKATYTNLTQTVEAWYAPDLPFRDGPSRFNGLPGLILKIKFKLPFTSDMDTNVSFTAIDVKPYAGKIELPNKSKKITKEEYDKEIEKSMGKSGGIINQGVEKD